One Coregonus clupeaformis isolate EN_2021a unplaced genomic scaffold, ASM2061545v1 scaf1813, whole genome shotgun sequence genomic window, TTATCAGGTCTATAAAGTACATCTAAAGACGAAACAGTTTACCTACCATGTATAACACTTTCTGGCCAACTGGTGGTTTAGTTCCTTCTGTCCTCCAACTGGTGGTTTAGAATCTACAGATGTGGTATTCATATTCAGATGCTAGATAGTCGTAGTAGAATTCATCTTGGTACAACAATATCCAACATCTAGTCATGTATCCATGGCCATGTATGTGTTGTGGTATTGGGGTATTGCATGTAGGCCAATGACacacaatttcaatttaatctatttttaattcaggctgaaacacaacaaaatctagaaaaagtcaaggggtgtgaatactttctgagggcactgtatatgaagtcatgtatatcacaccaactgactggttcttctgatgttgttcacacaggagaccatgttgagacattctctacatccagagagcaacagcaggaagatcacacaGCTAaaaggtctcaccactgcccacattgtgaggagattttcccaattctatcaaagttaaaaatacacttaaaaatacacacaggagagaatctgtattcttgctctgactgtggaaagagtttctcccgattggataCCTTAAAAAGTCACCAATTAATACATAAAGgacagaagccttactcctgctctgactgtggggtgagTTTCTCCCAATTGGGCCACTTAATaacacaccaacgtatacacacaggagagaagaaaaactcctgcactgactgtgggaagagctttacAACATCACAAGCTCTGACATTTCATAAGAGAGTGCACACTGGAgataagccttactcctgctctgactgtgagaagagtttctcccgattgggcaacttaaaaacacaccaacgtatacacacaggagagaagccttactcctgctctgactgtggagagagtttctcccgattgggcaacttaaaaacccacctacgtatacacacaggagagaagccttactcctgctctgtctgtgggaagagtttctccatATCGGGCAACCTAAAACCCACCAATGTAtacataaaggagagaagccATTCTCCTGCTCtgcctgtgggaagagcttctcCATGTCAGGCAACTTGAAAACCCACCAACGTATCCATaaaggagaaaagccttactcctgctctgactgtgggaagtgcttcacaacatcaactgagcgaAAAAATCATCAAAgaagacacacaggagagaagccttccttctgctctgactgtgggaaaagtTTCTCccaattgactactttaaaaacacaccaacgtatacacacaggagagaagccatactcctgcactgactgtggggcgagtttctccCAATTGTGCCACTTAAAAAGACatcaacgtatacacacaggagagaagccgtactcctgcactgactgtgggaagagcttcacaacatcacaagctctgacagttcatcagagagtacacactggagagaagccttactcctgctctgactgtgggaagagtttctcccaATTGCATGCCTTAAAAAGTCACCAACTAATACATAAAGgacagaagccttactcctgctctgactgtgggaaatgCTTCATTAACTCATCTCAATTAACcattcatcagagagtgcacactggagagaagccttacttctgctctgactgtggaaagagtttctcccgattggataCCTTAAAAAGTCACCAATTAATACATAAAGgacagaagccttactcctgctctgactgtgggaattGCTTCATTAAATCAGCTAAATTAACCATTCATCAAAGagtgcacactggagagaagccttactcctgctctgactgtgggaagagcttcacaacatcaagggctctgacagttcatcagaaaatgcacactggagaaaagccttactcctgctctgactgtgggaaatgCTTCATTAATTCAGCTAAATTAACcattcatcagagagtgcacacaggagagaagccttactcctgctctgactgtggaaagagtttctcccgattggataCCGTAAAAAGTCATCAATTAATACATAAAAGACgtaagccttactcctgctctgactgtgggaagagtttttctCCACTGGGCAACTAAAAACCCCACCAACATATACATAAAGGAGAAAAGCCTTGCTCCTGCTCTGACTTTGggaaatgcttcaaaacatcaggTAAAAGTTAAtcgt contains:
- the LOC121561361 gene encoding LOW QUALITY PROTEIN: zinc finger protein 658B (The sequence of the model RefSeq protein was modified relative to this genomic sequence to represent the inferred CDS: inserted 1 base in 1 codon), yielding MAMYVLWYWVHTGENLYSCSDCGKSFSRLDTLKSHQLIHKGQKPYSCSDCGVSFSQLGHLITHQRIHTGEKKNSCTDCGKSFTTSQALTFHKRVHTGDKPYSCSDCEKSFSRLGNLKTHQRIHTGEKPYSCSDCGESFSRLGNLKTHLRIHTGEKPYSCSVCGKSFSISGNLKXHQCIHKGEKPFSCSACGKSFSMSGNLKTHQRIHKGEKPYSCSDCGKCFTTSTERKNHQRRHTGEKPSFCSDCGKSFSQLTTLKTHQRIHTGEKPYSCTDCGASFSQLCHLKRHQRIHTGEKPYSCTDCGKSFTTSQALTVHQRVHTGEKPYSCSDCGKSFSQLHALKSHQLIHKGQKPYSCSDCGKCFINSSQLTIHQRVHTGEKPYFCSDCGKSFSRLDTLKSHQLIHKGQKPYSCSDCGNCFIKSAKLTIHQRVHTGEKPYSCSDCGKSFTTSRALTVHQKMHTGEKPYSCSDCGKCFINSAKLTIHQRVHTGEKPYSCSDCGKSFSRLDTVKSHQLIHKRRKPYSCSDCGKSFSPLGN